From the genome of Aspergillus chevalieri M1 DNA, chromosome 8, nearly complete sequence, one region includes:
- a CDS encoding sulfatase family protein (COG:G;~EggNog:ENOG410PMGT;~InterPro:IPR012083,IPR017850,IPR000917,IPR024607;~PFAM:PF00884;~SECRETED:SignalP(1-20);~antiSMASH:Cluster_8.3;~go_function: GO:0003824 - catalytic activity [Evidence IEA];~go_function: GO:0004065 - arylsulfatase activity [Evidence IEA];~go_function: GO:0008484 - sulfuric ester hydrolase activity [Evidence IEA];~go_process: GO:0018958 - phenol-containing compound metabolic process [Evidence IEA]): MKFAKSLLIAASSFSLLAEANKPDLQAPLIGSGSKAAKQPNILFIISDDQDLALGSTDYTPLTAKHIKEKGVFFRNHFVTTALCCPSRVSLWTGRQAHNTNVTDVRPPYGGYPKFVERGFNDNFLPIWLQEAGYNTYYTGKLFNAHTVTNYDKPHVAGFTGSDFLLDPYTYDYLNSAYQRNHDPPVSYEGRHTTEVITEKALGLLDDALESGKAFFLAVAPIAPHSNVNSSTFGGGAAMTEAIPLDKHKDLFPDAQVPRTGSFNPDEPSGVSWIRDLPLQNQAVIDYNDHFYRQRLRALQGVDELVDSLVMRLEESDQLDNTYIIYTSDNGFHIGQHRLPPGKSTGFDEDIRVPFYIRGPGVPEGEVQDAVTTHIDLAPTFFDLAGIPLRKDFDGAPMPVHNPIETTHEHVTVEYWGKAFLEGEKGGIGPGHSFNVPNNTYKSVRIIGDGYDLYYSVFCTNEHELYDLTTDPYEMNNLYSGDHSQRILGYSLEHVASRLDSLLLVLKSCEGRTCIKPWNVLHPDGSVQTLRDALHSQYNTVYQATPNVAFDRCENGYILDAEGPQADVVYRDGLSWELWT; this comes from the exons ATGAAATTCGCTAAAAGCCTCCTTATAGCAGCGTCGAGCTTCTCTCTCCTCGCAGAGGCCAATAAACCTGATCTTCAAGCGCCCCTCATCGGTTCGGGCAGCAAGGCCGCAAAACAACCGAATATCCTCTTCATTATTTCTGACGACCAGGATCTGGCATTGGGATCTACGGATTATACACCATTGACGGCGAAACATATCAAAGAGAAGGGGGTTTTCTTTCGGAATCATTTTGTTACGACGGCGCTGTGTTGTCCGTCAAGAGTTAGTTTGTGGACGGGGCGCCAGGCGCATAATACGAATGTGACGGATGTGCGGCCACCATATG GGGGGTATCCGAAATTTGTGGAGCGCGGATTCAATGACAATTTCCTTCCTATTTGGCTGCAAGAAGCCGGGTACAACACGTACTACACCGGGAAGTTGTTCAATGCGCATACGGTTACAAATTACGATAAGCCTCACGTAGCTGGCTTTACTGGATCAGATTTCTTGTTAGATCCATATACTTATGACTACCTCAACTCAGCTTATCAGCGCAACCATGACCCCCCGGTTAGTTACGAGGGTCGCCATACGACCGAAGTGATCACAGAGAAAGCGCTAGGCCTGCTGGATGATGCGCTTGAAAGTGGGAAAGCGTTTTTTCTGGCGGTTGCGCCCATTGCACCGCATTCTAACGTAAATTCGTCGACGTTTGGGGGCGGAGCGGCAATGACGGAGGCAATTCCGCTTGACAAGCATAAAGATCTATTTCCGGATGCCCAAGTACCGCGGACTGGAAGCTTTAATCCGGACGAGCCAAGCGGAGTGAGCTGGATCCGCGACCTGCCTCTCCAGAACCAGGCGGTCATTGATTACAACGATCATTTCTACCGTCAACGTTTGCGTGCTTTGCAAGGTGTGGATGAACTGGTTGACTCGCTTGTGATGCGTCTCGAAGAGAGTGACCAACTTGACAATACATACATCATCTACACATCCGACAATGGTTTCCACATTGGGCAGCACCGCTTGCCGCCGGGGAAGTCGACAGGATTTGACGAGGATATTCGCGTTCCGTTCTACATCCGTGGACCAGGTGTCCCGGAAGGAGAGGTGCAAGATGCAGTCACCACTCATATCGACCTGGCGCCGACGTTCTTCGACCTAGCTGGTATTCCATTGCGCAAGGACTTCGATGGGGCGCCCATGCCTGTTCACAATCCAATCGAGACCACGCATGAGCATGTCACTGTTGAATACTGGGGCAAGGCATTTTTGGAGGGTGAGAAGGGCGGGATTG GACCCGGCCATTCATTCAATGTTCCCAACAACACCTACAAATCTGTGCGCATTATCGGCGACGGATATGACCTTTACTACTCTGTCTTTTGCACGAATGAACATGAACTTTATGACCTGACG ACTGACCCCTACGAAATGAACAACTTATATTCGGGCGATCACTCGCAACGTATCCTCGGATACTCATTGGAGCACGTCGCATCCCGACTCGACTCACTCCTGCTTGTTCTCAAATCATGCGAAGGCCGCACTTGCATCAAACCTTGGAATGTCCTGCACCCGGATGGCTCTGTACAGACATTACGCGACGCCCTTCATTCACAATACAACACTGTCTATCAAGCAACACCAAACGTCGCCTTCGACCGATGCGAAAACGGCTACATCCTTGACGCGGAGGGACCACAAGCGGATGTAGTGTACCGCGATGGCTTGAGCTGGGAGTTGTGGACCTGA
- a CDS encoding putative extracellular lipase (COG:T;~EggNog:ENOG410PJPI;~InterPro:IPR019826,IPR002018,IPR029058;~MEROPS:MER0033198;~PFAM:PF00135;~SECRETED:SignalP(1-19)): MHRFLSILSLLPCVPATLAILGAPTVTISSPQATIAGQAGLKVESFNGIPFAQPPTGSLRLKPPQPIESVLGDIDATGIAQSCPQFFFATNTSEFPGSVVGEIANIPLFQKITDAGEDCLTLNIRRPAGTTAEDKLPVLVWIFGGGFELGSSTMYDGASLVQNSIDLDMPIVFVAMNYRVGGFGFMPGAEILADGAANLGLLDQRLALEWVADNIAAFGGDPDKVTIWGESAGSISVFDQMMLYDGDIEYKGSPLFRGAIMNSGSVVPADPVDCDKGQNIYDTVVAYAGCDTAENTLECLRGLDYTDFLNAANSVPGILSYHSVSLSYLPRPDGKAFTQSPDLAVKSGKYASVPFIVGDQEDEGTLFALFQSNVTTTDDLIEYFSNLFFFHTSRDQLQTLIDTYKDTAENGSPFRTGIFNNWYPQFKRLAAILGDLTFTLTRRLFLKYAKEVKPDVPAWSYLASYDHGTPILGTFHGSDLLQVFYGILPNYASRSIHSYYFSFVYELDPNKRRGEEFPEWPQWTNEGVELMQFFKDKGELLKDNFRNETYEFLMENTQAFRI; encoded by the coding sequence ATGCATCGTTTCCTTTCTATTCTAAGCCTGCTGCCATGCGTCCCGGCAACACTGGCTATTCTGGGCGCGCCTACTGTTACTATTTCGTCTCCCCAGGCTACGATTGCGGGTCAGGCTGGGCTAAAGGTTGAGTCGTTTAATGGGATTCCGTTTGCGCAGCCACCAACTGGGTCTCTTCGATTGAAGCCACCGCAGCCTATTGAGAGTGTTCTGGGCGACATCGATGCGACTGGGATTGCGCAGTCATGTCCACAGTTCTTCTTTGCGACGAATACCTCTGAATTTCCTGGGTCTGTGGTCGGGGAGATAGCGAACATTCCTCTTTTCCAAAAAATTACTGATGCTGGGGAGGATTGTCTCACGCTGAATATTCGTCGTCCAGCAGGAACGACGGCGGAGGATAAACTACCCGTGCTGGTATGGATTTTCGGTGGAGGATTCGAGCTGGGGTCTTCGACTATGTATGATGGGGCGTCGCTCGTGCAGAACTCGATTGATCTGGATATGCCGATTGTGTTCGTTGCGATGAACTATCGTGTTGGCGGGTTTGGGTTTATGCCTGGTGCTGAGATCCTTGCGGATGGTGCGGCGAACCTGGGTCTGCTTGATCAACGGCTTGCGCTGGAATGGGTGGCTGATAACATCGCTGCGTTTGGAGGCGATCCAGATAAGGTGACAATCTGGGGTGAATCGGCGGGTTCGATCTCCGTGTTTGACCAGATGATGTTGTACGACGGGGATATCGAGTACAAGGGGTCGCCGTTGTTCCGGGGTGCCATTATGAACTCCGGGAGTGTGGTACCTGCAGATCCGGTGGACTGTGACAAGGGGCAGAATATATACGATACCGTCGTGGCGTACGCTGGGTGTGATACAGCCGAGAATACCCTGGAGTGTCTGCGTGGGTTGGATTATACGGACTTTCTCAACGCTGCAAACTCGGTACCTGGGATTCTGAGCTATCATTCCGTGTCACTGTCGTATCTGCCTCGTCCCGACGGTAAGGCTTTTACGCAGTCACCCGATCTCGCTGTGAAGTCAGGGAAATATGCCTCGGTGCCGTTTATCGTCGGCGACCAAGAAGACGAAGGCACACTATTCGCCCTCTTCCAATCCAACGTTACCACAACAGACGACTTGATTGAATATTTTTCcaacctcttcttcttccacaCCTCGCGCGATCAGCTACAAACACTAATCGATACCTACAAAGACACCGCTGAAAACGGCTCGCCCTTCCGCACCGGCATCTTCAACAACTGGTACCCCCAGTTCAAACGTCTAGCTGCCATCCTCGGAGATCTAACCTTCACCCTCACCCGCCGCCTGTTCCTCAAATACGCCAAAGAAGTCAAACCCGACGTCCCCGCATGGTCCTACCTCGCCTCGTACGACCACGGCACCCCAATCCTGGGTACGTTTCACGGCAGCGACCTCCTCCAGGTGTTTTACGGTATATTGCCAAATTATGCGTCCAGGTCGATACACTCGTATTACTTCAGCTTCGTGTACGAGCTCGACCCGAATAAACGGCGCGGTGAGGAGTTTCCGGAGTGGCCGCAGTGGACAAACGAGGGGGTCGAGTTGATGCAGTTTTTCAAGGATAAAGGGGAGTTGTTGAAAGATAATTTTCGGAATGAGACATATGAGTTCTTGATGGAGAACACGCAGGCGTTTCGGATTTGA
- the PAD1 gene encoding UbiX family flavin prenyltransferase (COG:E;~EggNog:ENOG410PNRU;~InterPro:IPR036551,IPR003382,IPR004507;~PFAM:PF02441;~go_function: GO:0003824 - catalytic activity [Evidence IEA]): MLNSIFSGNTNNNGTTTPRSMRESPDAEMQPATHRTPNTPNNTRRRRIVVAMTGATGATLGIKVLIALRHLDVETHLVMSKWAEATIKYETDYHPSNVRALADHVHNINDMAAPISSGSFKTDGMIVVPCSMKTLAAIASGFCDDLISRTADVMLKERRRLVLVTRETPLSDIHLRNMLTATQSGAVIFPPVPAFYIRAAGVEDLVDQSVGRMLDLFDLDTGQFERWNGWGES, from the coding sequence ATGCTGAACTCGATATTCTCtggcaacaccaacaacaacggTACCACAACACCACGTTCAATGCGTGAGTCCCCCGACGCCGAAATGCAACCCGCAACTCACCGTACCCCTAACACGCCCAACAACACACGCCGCCGTCGCATCGTGGTAGCCATGACAGGAGCCACTGGTGCCACCCTCGGCATCAAAGTCCTCATAGCCCTCCGCCACCTCGACGTCGAAACGCACCTGGTGATGAGTAAATGGGCCGAAGCAACCATCAAATACGAAACAGACTACCACCCCTCCAACGTCCGCGCCCTAGCCGACCACGTCCACAACATCAACGACATGGCAGCACCTATCTCCAGCGGCTCGTTCAAAACCGACGGAATGATCGTGGTACCCTGCAGTATGAAGACACTGGCTGCGATTGCCTCGGGGTTTTGTGATGACTTGATCTCGCGGACAGCAGATGTCATGCTTAAAGAGCGGAGACGGCTGGTGCTCGTTACGCGCGAGACACCACTGAGCGATATCCATTTGAGGAATATGTTGACGGCGACGCAGAGCGGGGCTGTTATTTTCCCGCCTGTACCGGCGTTCTATATCCGAGCTGCTGGGGTGGAGGACTTGGTTGATCAGAGCGTGGGAAGGATGTTGGACTTGTTTGATTTGGATACGGGGCAGTTTGAGAGGTGGAATGGGTGGGGGGAGTCATAG
- a CDS encoding Zn(II)2Cys6 transcription factor (COG:K;~EggNog:ENOG410PIEG;~InterPro:IPR036864,IPR007219,IPR004507,IPR001138;~PFAM:PF00172;~go_function: GO:0000981 - DNA-binding transcription factor activity, RNA polymerase II-specific [Evidence IEA];~go_function: GO:0003677 - DNA binding [Evidence IEA];~go_function: GO:0008270 - zinc ion binding [Evidence IEA];~go_process: GO:0006351 - transcription, DNA-templated [Evidence IEA];~go_process: GO:0006355 - regulation of transcription, DNA-templated [Evidence IEA]) → MANNIDKQEIDRVLQQRRKQRESRACYPCRQRKVKCDGTQPCRTCRRRGHPEICAYGVSHSRNRSASAGTEHPAGEVGLNLTWRPEAVPGLRSQESLPSPRDQNQGQAQVRVQSQENRPNIADGGEKEYIFSGDNSVVSILRQRTQDANGTMAREVGSVLGLQNTYNSYPFMDSKTPQERWSSLLQILPQRKEVLKFFHFYRLCAYPFNPILVDVDRFESDLCSYLNAHAAGEFRDPNRISERWSAGRSVGHISLLLATLSAGAHYSDLEDPRRSEACQELARRSFHALRLANFLFRPSLDTIQALLILGNTLQNNGQSDAAWALLGTTVRLAQTLGLHTSKSMAHLPEYVQSRAKSLWLAIVWQDSLLCLCYDRPPIVTVSGWPTDTSIFSHPNLSYTEIMHYVCRMALDITKSDETEMQETSRSLDALATLDNVYSRAEPHLCSREHCRTFHQNLEHLALKMHLCFGVSVLCRPAIKRTQSRDVFYGHELLRTRAKASLLEASKAFLDFQALSIVPLRTWSMVHTVLSSTLLLCIWEETRHDPECRDLQQRVIEVFSATESASGDSGSESDNAQWLSEQHIRALVTLRNAVGSALDQQTEQTMPHGTETAPDANNFFPGFGMPNAFPDGLDISDVSPVTYIDSIMNVPLFDISQENQFL, encoded by the exons ATGGCAAACAATATTGACAAACAGGAGATAGACCGTGTGCTGCAGCAGAGGCGAAAACAGCGCGAATCTAGAGCCTGCTACCCCTGCCGCCAACGCAAAGTCAAATGCGACGGCACGCAGCCATGTCGGACATGTCGGAGACGAGGACATCCGGAAATCTGTGCGTATGGTGTGTCTCATTCACGGAATAGGTCTGCGTCTGCTGGGACTGAGCACCCGGCAGGTGAAGTTGGTCTGAACTTAACTTGGAGACCGGAGGCTGTGCCAGGATTGAGATCGCAGGAATCTTTGCCAAGTCCTCGAGATCAGAATCAAGGACAGGCGCAGGTTCGAGTTCAGTCACAAGAGAATCGACCCAATATCGCAGATGGAGGTGAAAAGGAGTATATCTTCTCCGGGGATAACTCCGTCGTCTCTATCCTTCGCCAGCGCACGCAGGACGCCAATGGTACCATGGCCCGAGAGGTCGGATCGGTGCTTGGCTTGCAGAATACGTACAACAGTTATCCTTTTATGGACTCGAAGACGCCGCAGGAACGGTGGTCCTCGTTATTGCAAATTTTGCCTCAGCGGAAAGAGGTTCTAAA ATTCTTCCATTTCTACCGTTTATGTGCATATCCATTTAATCCTATCTTGGTGGACGTGGATCGCTTCGAATCGGATCTCTGCTCGTATCTTAATGCTCACGCTGCAGGGGAGTTCCGGGATCCCAATCGCATCTCTGAGCGCTGGTCAGCAGGCAGGTCTGTTGGCCACATCAGTCTACTGCTGGCTACGTTGTCGGCTGGCGCACACTACTCTGACCTGGAGGATCCACGGCGCTCCGAAGCGTGTCAGGAGCTAG CCCGTCGATCATTCCACGCTCTGCGCTTAGCCAACTTTCTCTTTCGTCCATCGTTGGATACCATTCAAGCCCTGCTGATATTGGGAAATACGCTACAAAACAATGGCCAGTCAGATGCTGCTTGGGCATTGCTGGGGACGACGGTTCGGCTGGCACAAACCTTGGGATTGCATACGAGTAAGAGCATGGCGCATTTGCCTGAATATGTTCAATCTAGGGCTAAATCGTTATG GCTTGCGATTGTTTGGCAGGATAGTCTGCTCTGTCTCTGTTACGACCGACCACCTATCGTTACCGTCTCCGGCTGGCCGACTGACACCTCCATATTCTCTCATCCGAATCTATCATACACCGAAATTATGCACTACGTCTGTCGAATGGCTCTGGACATTACCAAGTCAGACGAAACAGAAATGCAGGAAACCAGCAGGTCACTTGATGCGTTAGCAACATTGGACAACGTCTATAGCCGGGCAGAACCGCATTTATGCTCGCGCGAGCACTGCAGGACCTTCCATCAGAACCTCGAGCATCTGGCATTGAAGATGCATCTATGCTTCGGAGTTTCAGTCCTTTGCCGACCAGCTATCAAACGGACCCAGTCACGGGATGTATTTTATGGACACGAGCTCCTCCGCACGCGTGCCAAAGCTAGCCTACTAGAGGCTTCCAAGGCTTTTCTCGACTTTCAAGCATTGAGTATTGTCCCTCTCCGCACATGGTCGATGGTGCACACGGTATTAAGCTCGACGCTGTTACTGTGCATCTGGGAAGAAACGCGACACGACCCAGAATGTCGGGATCTACAACAGAGGGTGATAGAGGTGTTCTCAGCTACTGAGTCAGCTAGTGGTGACTCGGGATCAGAGTCCGATAACGCACAATGGCTCTCGGAGCAACACATTCGGGCATTGGTTACCCTACGTAATGCGGTGGGGAGTGCTTTGGATCAGCAGACGGAGCAGACAATGCCGCATGGCACCGAGACCGCACCGGATGCAAACAACTTCTTCCCTGGTTTTGG TATGCCAAACGCCTTTCCCGACGGACTGGACATATCAGACGTTTCCCCTGTCACGTACATCGATTCGATCATGAACG TCCCACTTTTTGATATCTCGCAGGAGAACCAGTTCCTGTAA
- the FDC1 gene encoding UbiD family decarboxylase (COG:H;~EggNog:ENOG410PKET;~InterPro:IPR032903,IPR002830;~PFAM:PF01977;~go_function: GO:0016831 - carboxy-lyase activity [Evidence IEA]), with protein MSQTQAHLCFRSFVEALKADNDLVEIDIPVNADLEAAAITRRVCETNDKAPLFNNVIGMQYGLFRILGAPGSLRNGAKDRYGRLARHLGLPPTASMREILDKMLVASKMPPIEPTILPTGPCKENHLEESQINLTALPAPMVHQSDGGKYIQTYGMHIIQTPDGKWTNWSIARAMVSDEKHLTGLVIPPQHIWQIHQMWKKEGKDVPWALAFGVPPAAIMASSMPIPDGVTEAGYVGAMTGSSLELVKCDTNNLYVPATSEIVLEGTLSITESGPEGPFGEMHGYIFPGDVHVCPKYKVNRITYRNNPILPMSSCGRLTDETHTLIGSLAAAEIRKICQQNGLPITDAFSPFESQVTWVALRVDTAKLRSMNTNSVEFRKEVGDLIFNEKAGYTIHRLVLVGDDIDVYDGKDVMWAFSTRCRPGMDETHYEDVRGFPLIPYMGKGSGSPVQGGKVVSDALLPVEYTTGKNWEAADFEHSFPEEVKSKVLANWKKMGFRGD; from the exons ATGTCTCAAACGCAAGCTCACCTTTGCTTCCGCTCCTTCGTCGAGGCCCTAAAGGCCGACAACGACCTCGTCGAAATCGATATCCCCGTCAACGCCGATCTCGAAGCCGCAGCTATCACCCGTCGAGTCTGCGAGACTAACGACAAGGCACCCCTGTTCAACAATGTGATCGGTATGCAATACGGTCTCTTCCGTATTCTCGGAGCTCCCGGTTCGTTGAGAAACGGCGCGAAAGACCGCTACGGCCGCTTGGCCCGGCATCTCGGTCTCCCTCCCACTGCGTCTATGCGGGAGATTCTCGACAAGATGCTTGTTGCGAGCAAGATGCCTCCGATTGAGCCCACGATCCTCCCCACCGGACCTTGCAAGGAGAACCATCTCGAGGAGTCGCAGATTAACCTGACGGCTCTTCCGGCTCCGATGGTTCACCAGTCTGATGGCGGGAAATACATCCAGACCTATGGAATGCACATCATCCAGACTCCCGACGGCAAATGGACAAACTGGTCTATTGCCCGGGCTATGGTTTCTGACGAGAAGCATCTGACCGGACTCGTCATTCCCCCTCAGCACATTTGGCAAATCCACCAGATgtggaagaaggaaggaaaggaTGTTCCTTGGGCGTTAGCCTTCGGTGTACCTCCTGCGGCTATCATGGCTTCTAGCATGCCCATCCCCGATGGCGTGACTGAGGCGGGCTACGTCGGTGCGATGACTGGTTCATCGTTGGAACTCGTCAAATGCGACACAAATAATTTGTACGTGCCCGCGACGTCGGAGATTGTCCTCGAAGGTACCTTGTCTATCACCGAGAGCGGTCCAGAAGGTCCTTTTGGTGAAATGCACGGATATATCTTCCCGGGTGATGTCCACGTTTGCCCCAAGTACAAGGTGAATCGGATCACATACCGCAACAACCCTATTCTTCCGATGTCGTCCTGCGGACGGTTGACTGATGAAACG CACACACTCATCGGCTCCCTTGCCGCCGCAGAAATCCGAAAGATCTGCCAACAAAACGGCCTCCCCATCACCGACGCCTTTTCGCCCTTCGAATCCCAAGTCACATGGGTGGCTCTTCGCGTCGACACCGCCAAGCTCCGGAGCATGAACACCAACAGCGTCGAATTCCGTAAGGAGGTTGGCGATCTCATCTTCAACGAGAAAGCCGGATACACCATCCACCGACTCGTGCTTGTTGGGGACGACATCGATGTCTACGACGGCAAGGATGTCATGTGGGCTTTCTCCACTCGCTGCCGGCCTGGTATGGATGAGACACACTATGAAGACGTTCGCGGATTCCCGTTGATTCCGTATATGGGTAAGGGTAGTGGCTCGCCGGTCCAGGGCGGTAAGGTGGTCTCGGATGCGTTGTTGCCCGTTGAGTATACCACTGGCAAGAACTGGGAGGCTGCTGATTTCGAGCACTCGTTCCCGGAAGAGGTGAAATCGAAGGTGTTGGCCAACTGGAAGAAGATGGGCTTCCGCGGCGATTAA
- a CDS encoding flavin reductase family protein (COG:C;~EggNog:ENOG410PKE4;~InterPro:IPR012349,IPR002563;~PFAM:PF01613;~go_function: GO:0010181 - FMN binding [Evidence IEA]), with protein sequence MFYQPGTTPHNLPHDPFKACVVPRPIGWISTKSHDGHANLAPYSQFTNLTFDPPYVMFSANQTPSQTRKDTVINAETTGHFVWNLATYDLREAVNISAEQVPYGTDEFARAGLEKEDANLMDVPMVKDSPVKFECVYHSTIRLPANPPMGTVDVVIGKVVGVHVDERVLTDGKIDVRKTKPIARCGYFEYAVVQDTFEMVIPGGKEILYGLEGSAKKNAEMPRLQPRAE encoded by the exons ATGTTCTACCAACCAGGCACGACACCGCATAATCTTCCCCATGACCCGTTTAAG GCCTGCGTGGTCCCCCGCCCAATCGGCTGGATCAGCACCAAATCCCACGACGGCCACGCCAATCTCGCCCCGTACTCCCAATTCACAAACCTAACCTTCGACCCGCCCTATGTCATGTTCTCCGCGAACCAAACGCCCTCCCAAACGCGCAAAGACACCGTCATCAATGCAGAAACCACGGGCCATTTCGTCTGGAATCTAGCGACTTACGACCTCCGCGAAGCTGTGAATATCTCCGCGGAACAAGTCCCATACGGGACGGACGAGTTTGCACGCGCGGGattggagaaggaggatgcGAATTTGATGGATGTACCTATGGTCAAGGACTCGCCGGTGAAGTTCGAGTGTGTGTATCATTCTACGATAAGGTTACCTGCAAATCCGCCCATGGGAACTGTTGATGTTGTCATTGGGAAGGTGGTGGGGGTTCATGTGGATGAGAGGGTGTTGACGGATGGGAAGATTGATGTGCGCAAGACGAAGCCCATTGCAAGGTGTGGGTATTTCGAATATGCGGTTGTGCAGGACACGTTTGAGATGGTTATTCCTGGGGGGAAGGAGATCCTTTATGGGTTGGAGGGGAGTGCGAAGAAGAATGCCGAGATGCCGAGGTTGCAACCACGTGCGGAGTAA
- a CDS encoding flavin-containing monooxygenase (COG:Q;~EggNog:ENOG410PHTP;~InterPro:IPR036188;~PFAM:PF07992,PF13738,PF13450;~TransMembrane:1 (o249-271i)), with protein MSNLPSVNMADTQTTDVVIIGGGISGINAAYRVQSAFPNHSYAILEARDALGGTWDLFRYPGIRSDSDLFTFGFAWHPWNQNNPIATGESIAKYLRNTADEYKITPHIHLQHKVLAADWSSDENLWSLTVEHDGKTKIMNARFIVWGTGYYDYNQPLHSPIPGLDNFRGQVIHPQFWPEDLDYTDKNIAIVGSGATAVTLLPNLAEKARLCTMVQRSPTYILSLPNRNQSIWSYFLPSSWSRKLQRISWIWTSRLFFLFCQSFPWLARFILSMRTKSQLPAHIPWNPHFNPRYNPWDQRLCVSPDGDFYKALRKGRADIKTDTIDQVTENGIKFASGDSLENLDILITATGLRLQIAGGASITVDGEPVHIGEKYLWNGVMLQDVPNASFVIGYTNASWTLGADATAHFITRLLRWMEDNSVVAATPRLAANTHLEDRRLLNLNSTYVTVAEKHLPKAADRAPWRPRDNYISDLSFAKWGNFNQDLHVVKKKDL; from the coding sequence ATGTCAAATCTTCCAAGCGTCAACATGGCAGACACACAGACCACTGACGTTGTTATTATTGGTGGCGGTATCTCTGGCATCAACGCCGCATACCGCGTTCAATCTGCTTTCCCTAACCATTCCTACGCTATCCTTGAAGCCCGTGATGCCCTCGGTGGGACGTGGGATCTTTTTCGCTACCCCGGTATCCGCTCTGACTCGGATCTCTTCACCTTCGGATTCGCATGGCATCCCTGGAACCAAAATAACCCGATCGCCACCGGCGAATCGATAGCAAAGTACCTGCGCAACACCGCAGACGAGTACAAAATCACGCCGCACATCCACCTGCAACACAAAGTCCTCGCCGCAGACTGGTCCTCCGACGAGAACCTCTGGTCGCTGACCGTTGAGCACGATGGCAAGACCAAAATCATGAACGCGCGGTTTATCGTCTGGGGCACGGGCTACTACGACTACAACCAACCGCTTCACTCACCCATCCCGGGTCTCGACAACTTCCGTGGCCAGGTCATCCACCCGCAATTCTGGCCCGAAGACCTCGATTACACCGATAAGAACATTGCAATCGTCGGCTCCGGCGCAACAGCCGTGACCCTGCTCCCGAACCTGGCCGAAAAAGCCCGCCTCTGCACCATGGTCCAGCGCTCCCCAACATACATCCTCTCCCTCCCGAACCGCAACCAGTCCATCTGGTCATACTTCTTGCCCTCGTCATGGTCGCGCAAATTGCAGCGCATTTCATGGATTTGGACGTCCCggcttttcttcctcttctgccaGTCCTTCCCCTGGCTGGCACGGTTTATCCTGAGCATGCGTACCAAGAGCCAGCTTCCCGCGCACATCCCATGGAACCCGCACTTCAACCCGCGGTATAACCCCTGGGACCAGCGCCTGTGCGTGTCACCGGACGGGGACTTCTACAAAGCGCTGCGCAAGGGCCGCGCAGATATCAAAACGGATACGATCGACCAAGTCACGGAGAACGGTATCAAGTTTGCCTCGGGCGACAGTCTCGAGAATCTTGATATTCTAATCACGGCTACTGGTCTGCGGCTGCAGATCGCCGGCGGGGCATCCATCACCGTTGACGGTGAACCAGTTCATATTGGCGAAAAGTACCTCTGGAATGGCGTGATGTTGCAGGATGTTCCGAATGCCTCGTTTGTAATTGGATACACGAATGCATCGTGGACACTCGGTGCTGATGCGACAGCGCACTTTATCACCCGGTTGCTGCGGTGGATGGAAGATAACAGTGTTGTCGCTGCGACGCCGCGCCTGGCTGCAAACACGCACTTGGAAGATAGACGGTTGTTGAACCTGAACTCGACATACGTCACCGTTGCTGAGAAGCACCTGCCCAAAGCAGCTGATCGGGCACCGTGGAGGCCGAGGGATAACTATATTTCAGATCTGTCTTTCGCCAAGTGGGGGAATTTCAACCAGGATCTTCATGTTGTCAAGAAGAAGGATTTATAA